One segment of Triticum aestivum cultivar Chinese Spring chromosome 2A, IWGSC CS RefSeq v2.1, whole genome shotgun sequence DNA contains the following:
- the LOC543290 gene encoding oxygen-evolving enhancer protein 2, chloroplastic: MASTSCFLHQSTARLAASARPAPAVGRTQLFVCKAQKNDEAASDAAVVTSRRAALSLLAGAAAIAVKVSPAAAAYGEAANVFGKAKKNTDFVAYSGEGFKLMIPAKWNPSKEREFPGQVLRYEDNFDATSNLSVIINPTTKKTITDYGSPEEFLSQVGFLLGQQSYGGKTDSEGGFESDAVATANVLESSAPVVDGKQYYSITVLTRTADGDEGGKHQLITATVADGKLYVCKAQAGDKRWFKGAKKFVENAAGSFSVA; this comes from the exons ATGgcgtccacctcctgcttcctccacCAGTCCACCGCGCGCCTGGCCGCCTCGGCGCGCCCTGCGCCCGCCGTCGGGCGCACCCAGCTTTTCGTCTGCAAGGCGCAGAAGAATGACGAGGCTGCATCTGACGCTGCCGTCGTCACCAGCCGGCGCGCCGCGCTGTCCCTCCTCGCCggtgccgccgccatcgccgtcaaggtctcccccgccgccgccgcctacggAGAAGCAG CCAACGTGTTCGGCAAGGCGAAGAAGAACACGGACTTCGTGGCGTACAGCGGCGAGGGGTTCAAACTGATGATCCCGGCCAAGTGGAACCCCAGCAAGGAGCGTGAGTTCCCTGGGCAGGTGCTCCGCTACGAGGACAACTTCGACGCCACCAGCAACCTCTCCGTTATAATCAACCCCACTACCAAGAAGACCATCACCGACTACGGTTCCCCTGAGGAGTTCCTCTCCCAGGTCGGCTTCCTCCTCGGCCAGCAGTCCTACGGTGGCAAGACCGACTCCGAG GGTGGGTTCGAGTCAGACGCTGTGGCGACGGCGAACGTGCTGGAGAGCTCGGCGCCGGTGGTGGACGGTAAGCAGTACTACAGCATAACGGTGCTCACGAGGACCGCGGACGGAGACGAGGGAGGGAAGCACCAGCTCATCACCGCCACCGTCGCCGACGGCAAGCTCTACGTCTGCAAGGCGCAAGCCGGAGACAAGAGGTGGTTCAAGGGCGCCAAGAAGTTCGTCGAGAACGCCGCAGGATCCTTCAGCGTCGCATAA